The Clostridium septicum genome contains a region encoding:
- a CDS encoding NAD-dependent epimerase/dehydratase family protein: MFNILVLGDTLFVCDALVKHLINKGHEVDLLTSENITLNYMGYRTHIICNRRSEEDLRKVLKNKHYDIVFDISAYNKDDIEILFNCLDSKSLKKYIFFSSAAVYIPSKEITFENSPKGENSILGEYGLNKLNAEEYINDLINNNSVKAIIFRTSYIYGKGNNLYRENYFFDKIMNNEIIYIPNNDVKIQFIHIDDLVKICECALYNDNLNRAYNVTSPNQISWRELVETCGNILKIKPTIKEVDINSPLLRDFPFKNVDLNLNITDLRENGFHLPVIYLDQGLKLTFNSDLKNKKTNGLG; this comes from the coding sequence ATGTTCAATATTTTAGTTTTAGGTGATACATTATTTGTATGTGACGCTCTTGTTAAGCATCTTATAAATAAAGGGCATGAAGTAGATCTACTAACATCTGAAAATATAACTCTAAATTATATGGGTTATAGAACCCATATAATATGTAATAGAAGATCAGAAGAAGACCTACGTAAGGTTTTAAAAAATAAACACTATGATATTGTTTTTGATATATCTGCTTATAATAAGGATGATATTGAAATTCTTTTTAATTGCTTAGATTCTAAATCATTAAAAAAATATATATTTTTCTCTTCAGCAGCAGTTTATATTCCATCTAAAGAAATCACCTTTGAAAATTCTCCAAAAGGTGAAAATTCTATTTTAGGAGAATATGGTTTAAATAAACTAAATGCAGAAGAATATATAAATGACTTAATTAACAACAATAGTGTTAAAGCTATAATTTTTAGAACTAGCTATATTTATGGTAAAGGTAATAACCTTTATAGAGAAAATTATTTTTTTGATAAAATTATGAATAATGAGATTATTTACATTCCAAATAATGATGTTAAAATTCAATTTATCCATATAGATGATTTAGTGAAAATTTGTGAATGTGCACTTTATAATGATAACTTAAACAGAGCTTATAATGTAACGAGCCCTAATCAGATATCTTGGAGAGAACTAGTAGAAACATGTGGGAATATATTAAAAATTAAACCTACTATAAAAGAGGTTGATATTAATTCACCACTACTAAGAGACTTTCCATTTAAAAACGTTGATCTTAATTTGAATATAACTGATTTAAGAGAAAATGGATTTCATCTTCCTGTTATTTATTTAGATCAAGGTTTAAAATTAACATTTAATTCAGATTTAAAAAATAAAAAAACAAATGGATTAGGATAA
- a CDS encoding amino acid permease — protein MTDNSKNIRWYNLALMAFVSVWGFGNVVNNYANQGLTVVVSWVLIIALYFVPYALMVGELGSTFKDAKGGVSTWIRETMGPTVAYFAGWTYWVVHIPYLAQKPQSVLIALGWTVKQDGSLIKNMPTLQAQAITLVVFLIFLWIASRGVTSLKRIGTIAGTSIFIMSLLYILLMVAAPAIRGVEPATTNITFKTIMPEFNFAYFTTLSMLVFAVGGCEKISPYVNNMKNSSKEFPRGMIILAVMVAVSAILGSVAMGMMFDSHNIPRDLMMNGQYYAFQKLGEYYGVGKLLLVIYALANMLAQISALVFSIDAPLKVLLSDSDSKYIPKALTKTNKHGAPINGYYMTAILVGVLIIIPALGIGDMNTLFDWLLKLNSVVMPLRYLWVFLAFIMLKKAKDKFQSDYKFVKNDKFALITGIWCFIFTAFACIMGMFPNGVETYSKQWWFQIVLNVLTPFVLLGLGLILPKIASKTNKTV, from the coding sequence ATGACAGACAACTCTAAAAACATTAGATGGTATAACCTTGCGTTAATGGCCTTTGTATCTGTTTGGGGTTTTGGTAATGTTGTTAATAACTATGCAAACCAAGGACTAACAGTAGTTGTATCATGGGTGTTAATAATTGCGTTATACTTTGTGCCTTATGCTTTAATGGTTGGTGAATTAGGATCAACATTTAAAGATGCAAAAGGTGGAGTTAGTACATGGATTAGAGAAACTATGGGACCTACAGTAGCATACTTTGCTGGATGGACTTATTGGGTAGTACATATTCCATATTTAGCTCAAAAACCACAATCTGTTCTAATAGCGTTAGGATGGACGGTTAAACAAGATGGAAGTTTAATAAAGAATATGCCTACATTACAGGCACAGGCAATAACTTTAGTTGTATTCTTAATTTTTTTATGGATAGCATCTAGAGGAGTTACATCATTAAAGAGAATAGGAACTATTGCAGGAACATCAATTTTTATAATGTCATTATTATATATTTTATTAATGGTAGCAGCACCTGCAATAAGAGGCGTAGAACCAGCTACAACTAATATTACATTTAAAACAATTATGCCAGAATTTAATTTTGCATATTTTACTACATTATCTATGTTAGTTTTTGCTGTTGGTGGTTGCGAAAAGATATCTCCATATGTAAATAATATGAAGAATTCAAGTAAAGAATTCCCAAGAGGAATGATTATATTAGCTGTTATGGTTGCAGTATCAGCTATTTTAGGATCAGTAGCAATGGGAATGATGTTTGATTCTCATAATATTCCAAGGGATCTTATGATGAATGGACAATACTATGCATTCCAAAAACTTGGAGAGTATTATGGTGTTGGTAAATTATTATTAGTAATTTATGCTTTAGCTAATATGCTAGCACAAATTTCAGCATTAGTATTTTCAATAGATGCACCATTAAAGGTTTTACTTTCAGATTCAGATTCAAAATATATACCGAAGGCTTTAACTAAGACAAATAAACATGGTGCTCCAATAAATGGATATTATATGACAGCTATATTAGTTGGAGTGTTAATTATAATTCCAGCACTTGGAATTGGTGATATGAATACATTATTTGATTGGTTATTAAAATTAAATTCAGTAGTAATGCCACTTAGATATCTATGGGTATTCTTAGCCTTTATAATGCTTAAAAAAGCAAAGGATAAATTCCAATCTGATTATAAGTTTGTTAAGAACGATAAGTTTGCTTTAATAACAGGTATTTGGTGCTTTATCTTTACTGCTTTTGCGTGTATTATGGGGATGTTCCCAAATGGAGTTGAAACTTATTCAAAGCAATGGTGGTTCCAAATAGTGCTTAATGTACTTACACCATTTGTATTATTAGGTTTAGGATTGATATTACCTAAGATAGCTTCAAAAACTAATAAGACAGTTTAA
- a CDS encoding LysR family transcriptional regulator: MNFRKLKIFYETATCLNMTKVAKNMYISQPSISQSINELEIELEVKLFDRIGKKIYLTHEGEVFLNYTRRILNLYDEGTKTLKDFNSNIKGKITIGASTTIGIYILPEIIKEFSSEFKDIEISLIIENTEHIEKLILENKIDFAYIEGSIESDEISAEKIWEDELVFICGKNHKFKGRKVVLGKELADEKFIMREKGSGTRENVENFLKNKRVPCKIFLELGNTEAIKRTVEANLGIGGISLITIQEKLKTGDLNAFRLKEGVIKRDLLFIMHKDKFISNNMKKFIEFAGESNI; the protein is encoded by the coding sequence ATGAATTTTAGAAAATTAAAAATATTTTATGAAACAGCTACATGTTTAAATATGACAAAGGTTGCTAAAAATATGTATATAAGTCAACCATCTATAAGCCAGAGCATAAATGAGTTAGAAATCGAACTTGAAGTAAAGTTATTTGATAGAATAGGAAAAAAGATTTACTTAACACATGAGGGGGAAGTTTTTCTAAATTATACTAGAAGAATTTTAAATTTATATGATGAAGGTACAAAGACTTTAAAAGATTTTAATAGTAATATAAAAGGGAAAATAACTATAGGGGCAAGTACAACCATAGGAATTTACATATTACCAGAAATTATAAAGGAGTTTTCTAGTGAGTTTAAAGACATAGAAATTTCTCTGATTATAGAAAATACAGAACATATAGAAAAATTAATTTTAGAGAATAAAATTGATTTTGCATATATTGAAGGAAGTATAGAATCAGATGAAATAAGTGCTGAAAAAATATGGGAAGATGAACTTGTATTTATTTGTGGTAAAAATCATAAGTTTAAGGGAAGAAAAGTAGTATTAGGAAAAGAGTTAGCAGATGAAAAATTCATAATGAGAGAAAAGGGAAGCGGAACAAGAGAAAATGTAGAAAACTTTCTTAAAAATAAAAGAGTACCTTGCAAAATATTTTTAGAGTTAGGTAATACAGAAGCTATTAAGAGGACTGTAGAGGCTAATTTAGGAATAGGAGGTATTTCTCTTATAACAATTCAAGAAAAGCTTAAAACAGGTGATTTAAATGCTTTTAGATTAAAAGAAGGAGTTATAAAAAGAGATTTACTTTTTATAATGCATAAGGATAAGTTTATATCTAATAATATGAAGAAGTTTATCGAATTTGCAGGGGAAAGTAATATATAA
- a CDS encoding small, acid-soluble spore protein, alpha/beta type, protein MAHKNNKNSKANKKSNQKTKAELRKMQSETADEVGYSKESRKLGKNKPRSEDN, encoded by the coding sequence ATGGCACATAAGAACAATAAAAATTCAAAAGCTAACAAAAAATCAAATCAAAAAACTAAAGCAGAATTAAGGAAAATGCAATCAGAAACCGCTGATGAAGTAGGATATTCAAAGGAATCAAGAAAGCTAGGTAAAAATAAACCAAGAAGTGAAGATAATTAG
- the mgtA gene encoding magnesium-translocating P-type ATPase, with protein sequence MLKEKILTNNLIKYGKMSNKTLYDILNTNIEGISNEEVKNRINKYGYNEVIHQKRKLWYAELLKSFINPFNLVLITLAIVSIFTDVIIATKDERSFKAVIVIITMVTISAILKFFQERKSEEATSKLKAMVKTTVAVKRKNKEVKEIDMINIVPGDIVYLSAGDMIPADMRIISCKDLFVSQSSLTGESEPVEKFTILRERDRGIALSDLDNILLLGTNIISGSAIGIVLATGNNTYFGSIANEIVNKEESTSFEKGVTKVSMLLIKFMMIMVPIVFVINGLTKGNWLQAFLFAISIAVGLTPEMLPMIVTTNLAKGAVTMAKKKTVVKKLDAIQNFGAMDILCTDKTGTLTLDKIVVERHLNVNGEEDLRVLRYAYLNSYYQTGLRNLMDVAILEFGKKLGCDNNEKKFEKVDEIPFDFSRRRMSVVLKAIRGKRQLVTKGAVEEILGICSYVEVNGEVLKLTEKIKENTLAMVNKLNSEGMRVIAVAQKNDIPDEKNFGIKDEINMVLMGYIAFLDPPKKSAKKAIEALKNSGVDVKILTGDNESVTKKVCHEVGINVSDILLGGHIDSMNDSELALAVEEINVFAKLSPLQKSRIIKVLQKNGHVVGFMGDGINDSAALKQADVGISVDNAVDIAKEAADIILLEKSLMVLEDGVIEGRRVFGNIIKYIKMTASSNFGNVFSVLIASAFLPFMPMLPIQLLIQNLLYDFSQLSIPWDSMDCEYLSTPKKWEARDIGRFMIFIGPISSIFDILTFLVMWFVFKANSVEMQSLFQTGWFIMGLLSQTLIVHMIRTEKVPFIQSRANRPVILLTVLIIAIGLIMPFTNIGNLLGFTSLPLMYFPILLILLLSYCVLLQAIKGKYIREFKKWL encoded by the coding sequence ATGTTAAAAGAAAAAATATTAACAAATAATTTAATTAAATATGGAAAGATGAGTAATAAAACTCTATATGATATTTTAAATACAAATATAGAAGGAATTTCAAATGAAGAAGTAAAAAATAGAATTAATAAATATGGATATAATGAAGTTATTCACCAAAAGAGAAAGCTTTGGTATGCAGAACTTTTAAAATCTTTTATAAATCCTTTTAACTTAGTATTGATAACATTAGCTATAGTTTCAATTTTTACTGATGTTATTATAGCAACTAAAGATGAAAGAAGCTTTAAAGCAGTTATAGTTATAATAACAATGGTAACTATAAGTGCGATTTTAAAGTTTTTTCAAGAACGTAAATCAGAGGAAGCCACTAGTAAACTAAAGGCTATGGTAAAAACAACAGTAGCAGTTAAAAGAAAGAATAAAGAAGTAAAAGAAATAGATATGATTAATATTGTTCCTGGAGATATAGTTTATCTTTCAGCAGGGGATATGATTCCAGCCGATATGAGAATTATTTCATGTAAAGATCTTTTTGTTAGTCAATCAAGTTTAACAGGTGAATCAGAACCAGTAGAAAAGTTTACAATTTTAAGGGAAAGAGATAGGGGAATAGCTTTATCTGATTTAGATAATATTTTATTGTTAGGAACCAATATAATTAGTGGAAGTGCTATAGGTATTGTTTTAGCTACAGGTAATAATACGTACTTTGGAAGTATAGCAAATGAAATAGTAAACAAGGAAGAGAGTACAAGTTTTGAAAAAGGTGTAACAAAGGTGAGTATGCTCCTTATAAAATTTATGATGATAATGGTACCTATAGTTTTTGTAATTAATGGCTTAACTAAAGGTAATTGGTTACAAGCTTTCTTATTTGCAATTTCAATAGCAGTAGGTCTTACACCTGAAATGCTTCCTATGATTGTTACTACTAATTTAGCAAAAGGTGCAGTTACAATGGCAAAAAAGAAAACTGTAGTTAAAAAATTAGATGCAATTCAAAATTTTGGTGCTATGGATATTTTATGTACTGATAAAACTGGTACTTTGACTTTAGATAAAATAGTAGTTGAAAGGCATTTAAATGTAAATGGAGAAGAAGATTTAAGAGTATTAAGGTATGCATATTTAAATAGCTATTATCAAACAGGATTAAGAAATTTAATGGATGTAGCAATCCTAGAATTTGGAAAGAAATTAGGCTGTGATAATAATGAAAAGAAATTTGAAAAGGTAGATGAAATTCCATTTGATTTTTCAAGAAGAAGAATGTCAGTTGTATTAAAGGCTATAAGAGGAAAAAGACAGTTAGTTACAAAGGGAGCAGTAGAAGAAATACTTGGAATTTGCTCTTATGTAGAAGTTAATGGAGAGGTATTAAAGCTTACAGAAAAAATAAAAGAAAATACATTAGCTATGGTAAATAAATTAAATTCAGAAGGCATGAGGGTTATAGCTGTGGCACAAAAAAATGATATACCAGATGAAAAAAATTTTGGAATAAAAGATGAAATTAATATGGTTTTAATGGGATATATAGCGTTTTTAGATCCACCAAAGAAATCTGCAAAGAAAGCTATTGAAGCATTAAAAAATAGTGGTGTAGATGTAAAAATACTGACTGGAGATAATGAATCTGTAACTAAAAAAGTATGTCATGAAGTTGGAATTAATGTTTCAGATATATTACTTGGTGGTCATATAGATTCTATGAATGATAGTGAATTAGCTTTAGCAGTGGAAGAAATTAATGTTTTTGCTAAATTATCACCATTACAAAAGTCAAGGATTATAAAAGTACTTCAAAAGAATGGACATGTTGTTGGATTTATGGGTGATGGAATTAATGATTCGGCAGCTCTAAAGCAAGCAGATGTTGGAATTTCTGTAGATAATGCTGTTGATATAGCAAAAGAAGCTGCAGATATTATTTTACTTGAAAAAAGTTTAATGGTTTTAGAAGATGGAGTTATAGAAGGAAGAAGAGTTTTTGGAAATATAATAAAATATATAAAGATGACAGCAAGTTCTAATTTTGGAAATGTATTTTCTGTATTAATAGCAAGTGCTTTTTTGCCATTTATGCCAATGCTTCCAATACAACTTTTAATTCAAAATTTACTATATGATTTTTCACAGTTGTCTATTCCTTGGGATTCAATGGATTGTGAATATTTATCAACTCCAAAGAAATGGGAGGCAAGGGATATTGGAAGATTTATGATTTTTATAGGACCTATAAGCTCAATATTTGATATTTTAACATTTTTAGTTATGTGGTTTGTATTTAAAGCTAATTCAGTTGAGATGCAAAGTTTATTTCAAACCGGATGGTTTATTATGGGGCTATTGTCTCAAACTTTAATAGTTCATATGATAAGAACTGAAAAAGTTCCATTTATTCAAAGTAGAGCTAATAGGCCTGTAATTTTATTGACAGTATTAATTATAGCAATAGGTTTAATAATGCCTTTTACTAATATTGGTAACTTATTAGGCTTTACATCATTACCATTAATGTATTTTCCAATTTTGTTAATATTATTATTAAGTTATTGTGTATTACTTCAAGCAATTAAGGGGAAATATATAAGAGAATTCAAGAAGTGGTTATAG
- a CDS encoding NADP-dependent isocitrate dehydrogenase — MSKIKMITPLVEMDGDEMTRVLWDMIKEELLNPFIDLKTEYYDLGLEYRNKTNDKVTIDAANAIRKYGVGVKCATITPNSERVKEYNLKEMWKSPNGTIRAILDGTVFRTPIIIDSIKPYVRTWKKPITIARHAYGDIYKDVEMRIEGKGKVELVLTRENGQEERNLIHDFKKNGVVLGMHNINDSIESFARSCFNFALDSKQDLWFAAKDTISKKYDHTFKDIFEEIYNNEYKLAFEECGIEYFYTLIDDAIARVIKSEGGFIWACKNYDGDVMSDMIATAFGSLAMMTSVLVSKDGIYEYEAAHGTVQRHYYKHIKGEETSTNSIATIFAWSGALRKRGELDELDELVNFANKLEEASLKTINNGIMTKDLDLLSEIENKKIVNSYEFIKAIKSKLEALI, encoded by the coding sequence ATGAGTAAAATTAAAATGATTACTCCATTAGTAGAAATGGATGGAGATGAAATGACTAGAGTTCTATGGGATATGATAAAAGAGGAGCTTTTAAATCCTTTTATAGATTTAAAAACGGAATACTATGATTTGGGGCTAGAATATAGGAATAAAACTAATGACAAAGTTACAATTGATGCTGCAAATGCAATTAGAAAATATGGAGTAGGTGTAAAATGTGCTACAATAACTCCTAATTCAGAAAGAGTAAAAGAATATAATCTAAAAGAAATGTGGAAAAGTCCAAATGGAACAATAAGAGCAATTTTAGACGGAACTGTTTTTAGAACTCCAATTATTATAGATTCAATAAAACCTTATGTGAGAACATGGAAAAAACCTATTACTATAGCTAGACATGCTTACGGAGATATATATAAAGATGTAGAAATGAGGATAGAAGGAAAAGGAAAGGTTGAATTAGTATTAACTAGGGAAAATGGGCAAGAAGAAAGAAATTTAATTCATGATTTCAAGAAAAATGGAGTTGTTCTTGGTATGCACAATATAAATGATTCTATAGAAAGTTTTGCAAGAAGTTGTTTTAATTTCGCATTAGATTCTAAGCAGGATTTATGGTTTGCAGCAAAAGATACTATTTCTAAAAAATATGATCATACTTTTAAAGATATTTTTGAGGAGATTTATAATAATGAATATAAATTAGCTTTTGAAGAATGTGGAATAGAGTATTTTTATACATTAATAGATGATGCTATTGCTAGAGTTATAAAATCAGAAGGTGGTTTTATATGGGCTTGTAAAAACTATGATGGTGATGTAATGAGTGATATGATAGCAACAGCTTTTGGATCTTTAGCTATGATGACTTCAGTACTAGTTTCAAAGGATGGAATTTATGAATATGAGGCAGCTCACGGAACAGTCCAAAGACATTATTATAAACATATTAAGGGTGAAGAAACTTCTACGAATTCTATAGCAACTATATTTGCATGGTCAGGAGCACTAAGAAAAAGAGGAGAGTTAGATGAATTAGATGAGTTGGTAAACTTTGCAAATAAGTTAGAGGAAGCGTCATTAAAGACAATAAATAATGGTATTATGACTAAGGATTTAGATCTTTTATCTGAAATAGAAAATAAGAAAATTGTAAATTCTTATGAATTTATTAAAGCAATAAAAAGTAAATTAGAAGCTTTAATTTAA
- a CDS encoding YeiH family protein encodes MIEKIKRIIPGLIICLVVGIVAEILGSHFTTIGAASFAIFIGIVLGNTIFHNKKYDSGTKFAEKDLLNYSIVLMGANLNLAEILQLGFGGLIFIVIQMTLTMTVTYWIGRKLKFNRKYCLLMSSGNSVCGSSAIGATAPVINANDSDKVISITIVNVIGTILMIILPLITAVLYNNSTLETSAMMGGILQSVGQVIGSAKFVSDDVVKLATVFKIIRIILIVAVVLIYERIEFPEDKEIHKNKEVSKVKKKGKINIPWFITGFFLVCILNTLGVVPEFISKSFKWISGNFEIIALAGIGMRVKVKDLVKEGPRAMLYGLLVGGCQIIFAITLIKFLFK; translated from the coding sequence ATGATAGAAAAAATTAAGAGAATAATTCCAGGATTAATTATATGTTTAGTTGTAGGAATAGTTGCAGAAATACTTGGAAGTCATTTTACGACTATTGGTGCGGCTAGTTTCGCAATATTTATAGGTATAGTATTAGGAAATACTATTTTTCATAATAAAAAATATGATAGTGGTACTAAGTTTGCAGAAAAGGATCTTTTGAATTATTCTATTGTGCTTATGGGAGCAAATTTAAACTTAGCTGAAATCCTACAATTAGGATTTGGAGGTTTAATTTTTATAGTAATACAAATGACTCTAACTATGACGGTTACATATTGGATAGGAAGAAAATTAAAATTTAACAGAAAATATTGCTTATTAATGTCTTCAGGAAATTCAGTTTGTGGTTCGTCTGCTATTGGAGCTACAGCGCCTGTTATAAATGCTAATGATTCAGATAAAGTAATATCTATAACTATAGTAAATGTAATAGGTACTATTTTAATGATTATACTTCCATTAATAACAGCAGTTCTATATAATAATTCAACTCTTGAAACGTCAGCAATGATGGGAGGAATACTACAATCAGTAGGACAGGTTATAGGATCAGCTAAATTTGTAAGTGATGATGTAGTTAAGTTGGCAACAGTATTTAAAATAATAAGAATTATATTAATTGTAGCTGTAGTTTTAATATATGAAAGAATAGAATTTCCAGAGGATAAAGAAATACATAAAAATAAAGAAGTTAGTAAAGTTAAAAAGAAAGGTAAAATTAATATACCTTGGTTTATAACAGGATTTTTCTTAGTTTGTATTCTTAATACATTAGGAGTAGTTCCAGAATTTATTTCAAAATCTTTTAAATGGATAAGTGGTAATTTTGAGATAATAGCGCTAGCAGGTATTGGTATGAGAGTTAAGGTTAAAGATTTAGTAAAAGAAGGACCGAGAGCTATGCTATATGGGTTACTTGTTGGAGGATGCCAAATTATTTTTGCAATAACTTTAATAAAGTTTCTTTTTAAATAA
- a CDS encoding NCS2 family permease, whose protein sequence is MENTKKNNYLDNYFHLTKSGTNVKREMIAGITTFMTMAYILIVNPSILSAAEMDKGAVFTATAVSAVVSTLIMGLYAKLPFAQAPGMGLNAFFAFTVVLGMGYSFQFALTAVFLEGLIFIVLTIFNVREAVVDSIPNNIKKAISVGIGLFIALIGLEGAGVVVKGEGTLVALGDITKGSALLAIIGIVITGILIARNVKGALFLGMIITAIIGIPMGITPIPTDILSAPPSLSPIFMKFEWHNIFSLDMLVVLFTLLFMDMFDTIGTLVGVATKAKMLDENGKVPNIKKALFADAIGTTLGACLGTSTVSTFVESASGVAEGGRTGLTAVSTAVMFALALFFAPLFGVITPAVTCSALVLVGLFMLEPILEIDLTDWTEAIPAFLTIIMMPLAYSISDGIVFGVISYIIIKLFTGKVKDISITTVIVGIIFILKFII, encoded by the coding sequence ATGGAAAATACGAAAAAAAATAATTATTTAGATAATTATTTTCATTTAACCAAAAGTGGAACAAATGTAAAAAGAGAAATGATAGCAGGTATAACTACCTTCATGACTATGGCTTATATATTAATAGTTAACCCATCAATTTTATCTGCAGCAGAAATGGATAAAGGGGCTGTATTTACAGCAACTGCAGTTTCAGCAGTAGTTTCTACATTAATAATGGGACTATATGCTAAGCTTCCATTTGCTCAAGCACCTGGAATGGGATTAAATGCCTTTTTTGCATTTACTGTAGTTTTAGGAATGGGTTATTCTTTTCAATTTGCTTTAACAGCAGTATTTTTAGAAGGATTAATATTTATAGTATTAACTATATTTAATGTTCGTGAGGCAGTAGTTGATTCTATACCTAATAATATTAAAAAGGCAATTTCAGTAGGTATAGGATTATTTATAGCATTAATAGGTCTTGAAGGAGCCGGTGTAGTTGTTAAAGGAGAAGGAACTTTAGTTGCTCTTGGAGATATAACTAAAGGTAGTGCTTTACTTGCAATTATAGGTATAGTGATAACAGGGATATTAATAGCTAGAAATGTAAAGGGAGCTTTATTTTTAGGAATGATTATTACTGCAATAATAGGAATTCCTATGGGAATAACACCTATTCCAACAGATATATTAAGTGCTCCACCATCATTAAGTCCAATTTTTATGAAATTTGAATGGCATAATATTTTTTCTTTAGATATGTTAGTTGTACTATTTACTTTATTATTTATGGACATGTTTGATACTATAGGAACTTTAGTTGGAGTTGCAACAAAAGCAAAGATGTTAGATGAAAATGGTAAAGTTCCTAATATTAAAAAAGCTTTATTTGCAGATGCTATTGGTACTACACTTGGCGCATGTCTTGGTACAAGTACTGTAAGTACATTTGTTGAAAGTGCTTCAGGAGTTGCAGAAGGTGGAAGAACTGGATTAACAGCCGTATCTACAGCCGTAATGTTTGCTTTAGCATTATTCTTTGCACCATTATTCGGAGTTATAACTCCAGCTGTAACATGTTCAGCTTTAGTATTAGTGGGACTATTTATGTTAGAACCAATTCTTGAAATAGATTTAACTGACTGGACAGAAGCAATACCAGCTTTCTTAACTATAATAATGATGCCTTTAGCATATAGCATATCAGATGGAATTGTTTTTGGTGTTATATCATATATAATAATTAAGTTGTTTACTGGTAAGGTAAAGGATATAAGTATTACTACAGTAATTGTAGGGATAATATTTATATTAAAGTTTATAATTTAA
- a CDS encoding DUF3329 domain-containing protein — MNSGFKTLLYILGVFLVITLILNLAITILPWALLFGGILYIFFKIKGWFIKRKFQKNSSEYYNRETSYSHVKVDTVNTDDVVGDIIDVDYEDVNKK, encoded by the coding sequence ATGAATAGTGGATTTAAAACTTTATTATACATATTAGGTGTGTTTTTAGTTATTACATTAATATTAAATTTAGCAATTACAATATTACCATGGGCTTTATTATTTGGAGGAATACTATATATTTTCTTTAAAATTAAAGGTTGGTTTATTAAGAGAAAATTTCAAAAAAATTCAAGTGAGTATTATAATAGAGAAACATCATATAGTCATGTAAAAGTTGATACTGTAAATACAGATGATGTAGTAGGGGATATAATTGACGTTGACTATGAAGATGTAAATAAGAAATAG